The following are encoded in a window of Phaseolus vulgaris cultivar G19833 chromosome 3, P. vulgaris v2.0, whole genome shotgun sequence genomic DNA:
- the LOC137806945 gene encoding uncharacterized protein isoform X2 — MSISGCSDEEVLTIDHHPEGEAKIWAMKHLFSYKRQVPTSGNKYPRIMHWMDVRVGDHELGRGLRKHKVLLELCASNEELCSKFVEEAFDQIGCRITKKKPTKDEVHGRRVKVLELMRKSEEQEVLITSMEKEVNDTVELIARRNCLRRDTQSEVVEVEPLAMDCTYLKKAESSHEDVDEDKELHVDEVQPNEEVTMFPKKPKN, encoded by the exons ATGTCAATTAGTGGATGTTCAGATGAGGAGGTTCTTACGATTGATCACCATCCTGAGGGTGAAGCTAAG ATATGGGCGATGAAACATTTGTTCTCTTATAAGCGTCAAGTACCTACGAGTGGGAATAAATATCCCCGTATCATGCATTGGATGGATGTTAGAGTTGGTGACCATGAACTTGGACGTGGTTTGCGTAAGCATaag GTTCTTCTTGAGTTATGTGCTTCCAATGAAGAACTTTGCAGTAAatttgttgaagaagcttttgaCCAAATTGGGTGTCGAATTACGAAGAAGAAACCAACAAAGGATGAAGTCCATGGAAGGAGGGTGAAAGTTCTTGAACTGATGCGGAAATCTGAGGAGCAGGAAGTATTAATCACAAGTATGGAGAAAGAGGTGAATGACACAGTTGAGTTAATTGCAAGGAGAAATTGTCTTCGTCGTGATACTCAGTCAGAAGTAGTTGAAGTTGAACCTCTTGCAATGGATTGCACATACTTGAAAAAGGCAGAAAGCAGTCATGAAGATGTAGATGAAGATAAAGAATTACATGTAGATGAAGTCCAACCAAATGAAGAAGTGACAATGTTTCCTAAAAAACCCAAAAACTGA
- the LOC137806945 gene encoding uncharacterized protein isoform X1, with product MIYSVILKLGNDIFSEDFCKLYILLGLSEFILPTRLGLVHDGLFNLVDDLDKLDMYNWGGGGGLVYEILVDSLCSASKWITRRNMSYIHVDGCVYLLQIWAMKHLFSYKRQVPTSGNKYPRIMHWMDVRVGDHELGRGLRKHKVLLELCASNEELCSKFVEEAFDQIGCRITKKKPTKDEVHGRRVKVLELMRKSEEQEVLITSMEKEVNDTVELIARRNCLRRDTQSEVVEVEPLAMDCTYLKKAESSHEDVDEDKELHVDEVQPNEEVTMFPKKPKN from the exons ATGATATattctgttattttgaaacttggGAATGATATTTTCTCAGAGGACTTTTGTAAGTTGTATATCTTGTTAGGTTTGTCGGAGTTTATTCTCCCTACTAGATTGGGTTTAGTTCATGATGGGTTGTTTAACCTTGTTGATGATTTAGACAAACTTGATATGTACaattggggggggggggggggtttaGTGTATGAGATTTTGGTTGATAGTTTGTGTTCAGCTTCAAAATGGATTACACGGAGAAATATGTCGTATATCCATGTGGATGGTTGCGTTTATCTCTTGCAG ATATGGGCGATGAAACATTTGTTCTCTTATAAGCGTCAAGTACCTACGAGTGGGAATAAATATCCCCGTATCATGCATTGGATGGATGTTAGAGTTGGTGACCATGAACTTGGACGTGGTTTGCGTAAGCATaag GTTCTTCTTGAGTTATGTGCTTCCAATGAAGAACTTTGCAGTAAatttgttgaagaagcttttgaCCAAATTGGGTGTCGAATTACGAAGAAGAAACCAACAAAGGATGAAGTCCATGGAAGGAGGGTGAAAGTTCTTGAACTGATGCGGAAATCTGAGGAGCAGGAAGTATTAATCACAAGTATGGAGAAAGAGGTGAATGACACAGTTGAGTTAATTGCAAGGAGAAATTGTCTTCGTCGTGATACTCAGTCAGAAGTAGTTGAAGTTGAACCTCTTGCAATGGATTGCACATACTTGAAAAAGGCAGAAAGCAGTCATGAAGATGTAGATGAAGATAAAGAATTACATGTAGATGAAGTCCAACCAAATGAAGAAGTGACAATGTTTCCTAAAAAACCCAAAAACTGA